One part of the Lachnospiraceae bacterium JLR.KK002 genome encodes these proteins:
- a CDS encoding transposase, with the protein MAENRQYDHEYKVQAVKLAKEIGQAKAAKELGVPKNTMYGWVRANRPGSLDLGAGSQTPQSAMTLNQELLQLRQLVKEQEKEIRRLKKENDFLEEASAFFAASRLRSAKTKE; encoded by the coding sequence ATGGCAGAAAACAGGCAATACGACCATGAATACAAAGTACAGGCAGTGAAACTGGCAAAGGAAATCGGACAAGCAAAGGCCGCTAAAGAACTGGGGGTTCCAAAGAATACCATGTATGGCTGGGTACGGGCCAACCGCCCTGGCAGCCTCGACCTTGGGGCAGGTTCACAAACTCCGCAAAGCGCCATGACCCTTAACCAGGAACTTCTTCAGCTCCGCCAGCTGGTTAAGGAACAGGAAAAAGAAATCCGCCGTTTGAAGAAGGAAAATGACTTTCTGGAGGAAGCCAGCGCTTTTTTCGCCGCGAGCCGTCTGAGGTCAGCAAAAACGAAAGAATGA
- a CDS encoding IS3 family transposase: MKFIALKTKDGKLKGDIFFYCRTLHVSRQGFYQYLANKDRPWKYQPLADAMMEILEEDDCNDTYGRIRMYQALMLKQPENVDIPSERTVYRVMEDIGISHHPRRKPNGITKADRQARKSEDLLKRDFKSEKPLVKCVTDITEIKASDGKLYVSAVFDCFDSSVVGLAMDTNMKAPLCARTLENAAKTYPDIHGAIIHSDRGSQYTSQLYRDVIRKYGIRQSMNSAGGRCHDNARCESMWARMKSELLYDRYDTEKMSTDELKTLIWRYFISYWNNRRICSSNGGLPPMIKRQRYYDSLKEAA; encoded by the coding sequence ATGAAGTTCATTGCTCTTAAAACCAAAGACGGCAAATTAAAAGGGGATATCTTCTTTTACTGTAGAACCCTTCATGTCAGCAGGCAGGGATTCTACCAGTACCTTGCAAATAAAGACCGCCCATGGAAGTATCAGCCCCTGGCAGACGCCATGATGGAAATCCTTGAGGAAGATGATTGTAATGACACCTACGGCCGGATCCGTATGTATCAGGCATTAATGTTAAAACAGCCTGAAAATGTGGATATTCCCAGCGAACGTACTGTTTACCGTGTCATGGAGGATATCGGCATCAGCCACCATCCCAGGCGCAAACCAAACGGAATCACGAAAGCGGATCGGCAAGCCCGGAAATCAGAAGATCTGTTAAAACGTGATTTTAAGTCAGAGAAGCCGCTGGTCAAGTGTGTAACAGACATAACAGAGATCAAAGCCAGCGATGGAAAGCTGTATGTTTCGGCTGTTTTTGACTGCTTCGATTCCAGCGTGGTTGGACTGGCGATGGATACTAATATGAAAGCTCCATTATGTGCGCGGACACTGGAAAACGCGGCGAAGACATATCCGGACATCCATGGGGCAATTATCCACAGTGACAGGGGAAGCCAGTACACGAGCCAGCTTTACCGGGATGTAATCCGGAAGTATGGCATACGGCAGAGCATGAACAGTGCAGGCGGCAGATGCCATGATAACGCCCGCTGCGAGAGCATGTGGGCCAGAATGAAATCTGAACTACTCTATGACCGTTACGATACAGAGAAGATGAGCACGGATGAACTGAAAACCCTGATCTGGAGATATTTCATCAGCTATTGGAATAACCGGAGGATCTGTTCCTCTAATGGAGGCCTTCCTCCCATGATAAAACGGCAGCGATACTATGATTCCCTGAAAGAAGCAGCATAG
- a CDS encoding ATP-binding cassette domain-containing protein: protein MTYAVEVQNLSKSIDGCPILKNICMRVKQGEIYGFLGANGAGKTSLMKTLYHIIRPDCGTVCLLGERVAGGNSPVFSHIGSIIESPVFYNHLSAYDNLELHCRYMGAGYENIGETLSLLGISETGNKAVGKFSLGMKQRLALARAFLTRPELLILDEPINGLDPQGIIHIRELLLRIDFVKIS, encoded by the coding sequence ATGACATATGCGGTTGAAGTTCAGAATTTATCAAAATCCATAGATGGCTGCCCCATACTGAAAAATATCTGCATGAGGGTAAAACAGGGTGAGATTTATGGATTTTTAGGGGCAAACGGGGCGGGGAAAACGTCACTGATGAAGACGCTGTACCATATCATACGCCCCGACTGTGGAACGGTATGTTTGCTAGGCGAGCGTGTTGCAGGCGGAAACAGCCCTGTTTTTTCCCATATTGGAAGCATTATCGAAAGCCCTGTTTTTTATAACCATTTGTCGGCTTATGACAACTTGGAACTGCATTGCAGATATATGGGCGCAGGATATGAAAATATCGGGGAAACCCTGTCATTGCTGGGGATTTCAGAAACAGGCAATAAAGCCGTAGGAAAATTTTCTTTAGGGATGAAACAGCGGCTTGCCCTTGCAAGGGCTTTCCTCACAAGACCAGAACTGCTTATACTTGACGAGCCTATCAATGGTTTAGACCCGCAGGGAATCATACATATTCGGGAACTGTTATTGCGAATTGATTTTGTCAAGATTAGTTGA
- a CDS encoding DUF4177 domain-containing protein, with product MEKFEYKIMFVDSKETDKPDSLLADKLNQYGKDGWELTTSFACPYIGSSQYSLIGLAQKTTFIFKRRLLSEKGAHE from the coding sequence ATGGAGAAATTTGAGTACAAAATAATGTTTGTTGACAGCAAGGAAACTGATAAACCAGACAGCCTGCTGGCAGACAAGTTAAACCAGTATGGCAAAGACGGATGGGAACTGACAACGTCTTTTGCCTGCCCATACATAGGCAGTTCGCAATATTCCCTTATCGGGCTTGCGCAGAAAACAACTTTTATCTTTAAAAGGCGGCTGCTTTCTGAAAAGGGGGCGCACGAATGA
- a CDS encoding TetR/AcrR family transcriptional regulator, producing the protein MPSKPVLSDTDKENIRKRLKELCEECWITQGYKKTSIKSLCEKAGISVGTFYTLYPTKEDLFFETIETIQRRLEEKIFAINRDRRTKDGFAESMKELFKEYDSKPFLYNVNTPDFQSFITKLPEETIKKVKFDSFDFFRQAVRAASLELKMEESKAYGILSALLSTINAKETLSVTCDYFAVFEFMVDSLVADIFK; encoded by the coding sequence ATGCCATCAAAGCCAGTGCTTTCAGATACTGACAAAGAGAATATTCGCAAAAGGCTGAAAGAATTATGCGAAGAATGCTGGATAACACAGGGGTATAAAAAGACAAGCATTAAAAGCCTGTGTGAGAAAGCGGGGATATCAGTCGGAACATTTTATACGCTGTACCCAACCAAAGAAGATTTGTTTTTTGAAACAATCGAAACCATACAAAGGAGGTTGGAAGAAAAGATTTTTGCGATTAACAGGGACAGACGGACAAAGGACGGATTTGCCGAATCAATGAAAGAGCTTTTTAAGGAATATGACAGCAAGCCTTTCCTGTATAACGTCAATACGCCAGATTTCCAATCCTTTATCACAAAACTGCCAGAAGAAACAATAAAAAAAGTTAAATTTGACAGCTTCGATTTTTTCAGGCAGGCGGTCCGCGCCGCCAGCCTTGAACTGAAAATGGAAGAATCTAAGGCGTATGGGATATTGAGTGCATTGCTATCTACTATCAATGCAAAAGAGACACTTTCTGTCACCTGTGACTATTTTGCTGTTTTTGAGTTCATGGTGGACAGCCTTGTGGCTGATATTTTTAAATGA
- a CDS encoding TnpV protein, producing MANILFEELGGKYERKGDYLIPCIALPAEEEQPIGTWGQRHLDYLKQYHKVTYTNLLTSGKLNAYLANIDRQAQERFKRLIEDMKQAQGITEQLKAENALEWVQRLNNIRACAMEIVNEEIIYA from the coding sequence ATGGCAAATATATTATTTGAGGAACTGGGCGGCAAATACGAACGGAAAGGCGATTATCTAATTCCATGTATAGCTTTACCCGCCGAAGAAGAACAGCCGATAGGCACATGGGGACAGCGGCATCTGGACTATCTGAAACAGTACCACAAGGTTACATACACGAATCTTCTCACAAGCGGTAAACTCAACGCCTACCTTGCCAACATTGACAGGCAGGCACAGGAACGATTTAAAAGGCTCATAGAGGATATGAAGCAGGCACAGGGTATAACAGAACAACTAAAGGCAGAAAACGCCTTAGAATGGGTACAACGCTTAAATAACATAAGGGCATGTGCGATGGAGATTGTGAACGAAGAAATTATCTACGCATAA
- a CDS encoding phage/plasmid primase, P4 family yields the protein MTGRDTISARFLHQSEFQFTPCFKLICNTNYLPVVSDTTIFKSDRVQVISFDRHFAESEQDKTLKNKLSTGNALSGILNWCISGWLLFCKEGLDEPENIRAATVEYANSSDKMQNFINDCLVEKKGCNIAIKDLYEKYEEWCNDNGFHTENKRNFIDDVKSKNIYKASGTVNGKTVRNIIRGV from the coding sequence ATGACTGGACGAGATACCATATCGGCAAGATTTTTACATCAGTCCGAGTTCCAGTTTACGCCTTGCTTTAAACTGATTTGTAACACAAATTATCTTCCTGTTGTCAGTGATACCACTATTTTTAAGTCAGACCGGGTACAGGTTATTTCATTTGACCGACATTTTGCGGAGAGTGAACAGGATAAAACGCTAAAGAATAAATTATCTACAGGCAATGCATTAAGCGGAATCTTAAACTGGTGTATTTCTGGATGGTTACTTTTTTGTAAAGAAGGGTTGGACGAGCCGGAGAATATCCGGGCGGCTACAGTGGAATACGCTAATTCCTCTGATAAAATGCAAAACTTTATCAATGACTGCCTTGTGGAGAAAAAAGGGTGCAATATTGCTATTAAGGATTTATATGAAAAATATGAGGAATGGTGCAACGATAACGGTTTTCATACAGAAAATAAGCGGAATTTTATTGATGATGTGAAGTCAAAGAACATTTACAAGGCATCCGGAACAGTGAACGGCAAAACGGTTCGCAACATTATCCGGGGGGTATGA